In the genome of Sulfurimonas autotrophica DSM 16294, the window TTACAAAAATTATGATAGAATTTTTACTCACTTCATTATCTATATTTTCAATACGGTTTATTTTGTAAATATCTTTTTTACTTTGCAGGGCCGCTTTTTCATATTCACCGTATAATGGAGCGTAGAGGGTGACTTTTTTTTGTTTTAAAGAGTCAAGCAGAGCATAAATGGCGGCAGTCGCACCGTTATACAAGGCAATTTGCGATTTTTTCAGTGCATATTTTTTTGCAATGACTGTTTTGAGTTCTTTGTAACTGCTGTCTGCATACTTTGTGAGTGCAGCATTGTTTACATGTAAAGCGGTTTGCGGCCGGTAGAGGTTGATATTGGATGAAAAATCTATAATCTCATCACTGTTGCATCCGAGTTGTTCTGCATATTTATATATGTTTGCGCCGTGTTTCATAAGCGGATTCTACCAAAAATTTGCTAACTCTTGGGCACGCTTGGTTTTTTTGTCATGGCTTATACGAAGCAGGGCATAAAATTTGGCTGCAATTTTGAGCTGCTTTTGTAGTTCATCATACGATATTTTCTTTTTTGAAGTTTGATTATAGGCACGCAAAAAGGCATTTACATGTAAGCGTTTATTGCTTGGATTAAATGAGAGCAAGGCTATGGCCGTGTCAAAACTAAACTCACCCAGACCGCCGTCTATAAAATCAAATACTGCTATTTTTTCTTTATCAAAAAGGGTGTTGTCTGTGAAAATATCTCCATGAATAAAGCCATCATGTTTTTGGTCTAAATTGTGTAGGCAAGAGAGTTTTTTATAATAAGCATAGTGACTTTTTTTTACACTTGCAAGGAGTTTATTTATCTCATATGATACAAGAAAAGGCGCTGTATATGTGATTTTTTTGCTGATATTATGAAACTTTGCCATAAATCTTGCAAGAGCGTGAATGTGATATAACTGCACATTTTTTGGTATTTCACCGCTAAGCTTTGTATACAAATACCACTCTTGATTTTCTTGCAGATATTTTGGTACATTAAGATTATGAGCAGATAAAAGATTTAAAAGTGTTTTGTCGATTTGAATTTTTTTACTTATATCTCTTTCATATTTTTTTAAAATATATGCAGACGTGGCGTTGTTTATGATGTAGGTTGTATCTATGATGCCATTTTTTGTCGGTGTAATTTGAGTAAAATCATATGCCGGAAAAAGAAGATTTGCCTCTTGGAGTGTAATGGGCGTTTTTACACCCATTAGACTTTGCAGACCTGCATGATTTTAGCCCAGTCCAAATCAAAATGTTTTTGGACATAAGCTCTGTGATGCGGCACAGTGCAGCCTGAACAATCTTGATGAATTTTTTCACCGTAAATACCTTGCCTGCCGTCTTTTGATTCAATGGAACAGTAGCTAAACTGTGTTTTGTTGTCTATTTTTTTAATGCCTTTGTCATTAAAACGAAAATTAGGACAAGAACAAAGATAGCAGTTAAGTTCTTCCATATCATGACATTTTTTATTCTTGGCATACAGCGGACA includes:
- a CDS encoding phosphotransferase encodes the protein MGVKTPITLQEANLLFPAYDFTQITPTKNGIIDTTYIINNATSAYILKKYERDISKKIQIDKTLLNLLSAHNLNVPKYLQENQEWYLYTKLSGEIPKNVQLYHIHALARFMAKFHNISKKITYTAPFLVSYEINKLLASVKKSHYAYYKKLSCLHNLDQKHDGFIHGDIFTDNTLFDKEKIAVFDFIDGGLGEFSFDTAIALLSFNPSNKRLHVNAFLRAYNQTSKKKISYDELQKQLKIAAKFYALLRISHDKKTKRAQELANFW